The sequence GAAGCTCGACCGCCGGCAGCGCCGCGACCGGGTGATCGAACTGCTCACCGCCGTCGGCATTCCCGAGCCGGAACGCCGCGTCGGCGCGTTCCCGCACCAAATGTCGGGCGGCCAGTGCCAGCGGGTGATGATCGCCATCGCCACCGCCTGCAATCCGAAGCTGCTGATCGCCGACGAGCCGACCACCGCGCTCGACGTCACCATCCAGAAGCAGATCCTCGACCTTTTGACCGGCCTGCAGCGCGACCACGGCATGGGCCTCATCATGATCACCCACGACATGGGTGTCGTCGCCGAGACCGCCGACCGGGTGGTCGTCCAGTATCAGGGGCGCCAGATGGAAACCGCCGACGTGCTCACCCTGTTCGAGAACCCAAGCAATCCCTACACCAAGGCGCTGCTGTCGGCCCTGCCCGAGAACGCCACCGGCGACCGGTTGCCGACCGTCGCCGATTTCGGCAGGGACTTCACGCCGGGTGCCGGCAACGGGGCGGATACCGGGCGGGAGGCGCGCTCATGAGCGATGCGATCCTGAAAGTCCGCGACCTCAAGCGCGACTACGAGATCGGCGGCGGCCTGTTTTCCGCCCCCCGCCTGCTGCACGCGGTCAAGGGCGTCAGCTTCGACGTGGAACGCGGCACGACGCTGGCGGTGGTCGGCGAAAGCGGCTGCGGCAAGTCGACCCTCGCCCGCATGCTGACGATGATCGACCAGCCGACCTCCGGCTCCATCGAGATCGACGGCAAGGCGATCGACATCGCCCGCCACGGCGTCACCCGCGAAATGCGCCAGGCGGTGCAGATCGTCTTCCAGAACCCGTACGGCTCGCTCAATCCGCGCCAGAAGATCGGCGCCGTGCTGGAAGAGCCCCTGCTGCTCAACACCTCGATGAGCGCGGCCGAACGGCGCGATGCGGCGCTTGCCATGCTGGAGAAGGTCGGGCTGAAGCCGGAACATTACGGGCGCTATCCGCACATGTTCTCCGGCGGCCAGCGCCAGCGCGTGGCGATTGCACGCGCGATCATGCTGCGCCCGCGCCTGCTGGTGCTGGACGAGCCGGTCTCCGCGCTCGACCTTTCGGTGCAGGCGCAGATCCTCAACCTGCTCGCCGACCTGCAGGACGAGTTCGGCCTCACCTACGTCTTCATCAGCCACGACCTGTCGGTGGTGCGCTACATCGCCGACAAGGTGATGGTGATGTATTTCGGCGAGGCGGTCGAATACGGCACGCGCGACGAGGTCTTTGAGAACCCGCAGCACGAGTACACGCGCACGCTTTTCGCGGCGACGCCAAAGGCCGATGTCGCAAGCATCCGTGCCCGGCTGGAAAAGAAGAAGGCCGCCGCCGGCTGAGTGCCGGGGCGGCGGCCCGGGTATCTGCGTCGGATCGGGCGATCAGCCGCCGGCCTTGGCCTTGCTGCGCGTCGCCCGCTTGGGCGCCTCCGGCGGTGTCGGCGCGCCGTCCCCCGCCTGCGACTTGCGCTCGCGCACCGCACGGATGCGCGCGGCAAGCGACTGGGTGACCGCGCTGCCCGAGGCGCGCTCGCCCTCGGCAGCGGACACCTGCTCCGCATCGGCGACGGCCTGCAGAACCGGAGCCAGATCCTCGTCGGTTCCAAGAGAAGCGGCAACGGAAGCGGCCAGACCGGCAAGCTCCGAGCGCAGGGCAAGGAAATCATCGTTGCCGCGCAGTTCCGCCCGCAGGCGTTCGTTCTCGGTGCGCAGGCGCGCAGTCTCCCCGGCCAGCGTCTCGTCGCCCTGGGCGCCCTCCGCCAGCACCGACAGGCGGGTGATCTCCGCCTGCGCGGCGATCAGGCGCGACTCCGCCTCGAAAAGCCGATCGTCTCTGGCCCGCAACTCCTGACGGCTGAGACCGGCGCTTCGGGCTCCCCCCGATGCCGGCTCCGCAGCCGCATCGCCTGCCTCGCCCGAC comes from Stappia sp. 28M-7 and encodes:
- a CDS encoding dipeptide ABC transporter ATP-binding protein translates to MSDAILKVRDLKRDYEIGGGLFSAPRLLHAVKGVSFDVERGTTLAVVGESGCGKSTLARMLTMIDQPTSGSIEIDGKAIDIARHGVTREMRQAVQIVFQNPYGSLNPRQKIGAVLEEPLLLNTSMSAAERRDAALAMLEKVGLKPEHYGRYPHMFSGGQRQRVAIARAIMLRPRLLVLDEPVSALDLSVQAQILNLLADLQDEFGLTYVFISHDLSVVRYIADKVMVMYFGEAVEYGTRDEVFENPQHEYTRTLFAATPKADVASIRARLEKKKAAAG
- a CDS encoding ABC transporter ATP-binding protein is translated as MSLLEIRNLSVEFDTAAGPFRALAGVDYTVEAGEVLAIVGESGSGKSVAMLALMGLLPDTATVTADKMTFEDIDLRFLSAARRRQVIGKDIAMIFQEPIASLNPCFTVGFQLDEALKTHTKLDRRQRRDRVIELLTAVGIPEPERRVGAFPHQMSGGQCQRVMIAIATACNPKLLIADEPTTALDVTIQKQILDLLTGLQRDHGMGLIMITHDMGVVAETADRVVVQYQGRQMETADVLTLFENPSNPYTKALLSALPENATGDRLPTVADFGRDFTPGAGNGADTGREARS